The Deinococcus wulumuqiensis R12 genome has a window encoding:
- a CDS encoding YczE/YyaS/YitT family protein gives MSRPPLPRSSLPRLLLLLAGLLGYGLSLRLMIEARVGVAPWEVFHLGLSAHAGLSVGQVSILVGLALLAYTRLNLREPLGVGTLLNVLLIGVFLDALAPLVHTPGTLAGRWAQFLLGVALLGLATGAYVGAGLGAGPRDGLMLGLNRVYGWPVARIRTVVELVVLAAGTALGGPLGWGTLVFALLAGPSMAWGLALFGVGKGKK, from the coding sequence ATGTCCCGTCCCCCGCTGCCCCGGTCCTCGCTGCCGCGCCTGCTGCTGCTGCTGGCGGGGCTGCTGGGCTACGGCCTGAGCCTGCGCCTGATGATCGAGGCGCGGGTCGGCGTGGCGCCCTGGGAGGTCTTTCACCTCGGCCTGAGCGCCCACGCCGGCCTGAGCGTGGGACAGGTCAGCATTCTGGTCGGGCTGGCGCTGCTCGCGTACACCCGCCTGAACCTGCGCGAGCCGCTGGGGGTCGGCACGCTGCTCAACGTGCTGCTCATCGGCGTGTTTCTGGACGCCCTGGCCCCGCTGGTCCACACCCCGGGCACGCTGGCCGGGCGCTGGGCGCAGTTTCTGCTGGGGGTCGCGCTGCTCGGCCTCGCCACAGGCGCGTATGTCGGTGCCGGTCTGGGGGCTGGGCCACGTGACGGGCTGATGCTGGGCCTGAACCGCGTGTACGGCTGGCCGGTGGCCCGAATCCGCACGGTGGTGGAACTCGTCGTGCTCGCGGCGGGCACGGCGCTCGGCGGGCCGCTGGGCTGGGGCACCCTCGTCTTCGCGCTGCTGGCCGGGCCGAGCATGGCGTGGGGGCTGGCGTTGTTCGGGGTCGGGAAGGGCAAAAAGTAA
- the guaA gene encoding glutamine-hydrolyzing GMP synthase: MSIVILDFGSQFTRLITRRFRELGAYSVILPGTASLERIRQENPQGIVLSGGPSSVYDEGAPRPAPGVLDLNVPILGVCYGMQYLAHEAGGDVKRAGKREYGKADLTEYGGRLFEGIQGEFVAWMSHSDSVTQLPQGYQVVARTEDTPVTAIENNETRRYGVQFHPEVVHTPKGGQLLANFLDICGVNRDWNAEHIVDELIGGVRAQVGDSGRVLLGISGGVDSSTLALLLARAVGDRLTAVFIDHGLLRLGEREQVEAALRPLGVNLVTVDARDEFLGQLAGVSDPEQKRKIIGREFIRAFERETAKLGEFEFLAQGTLYPDVIESAGGEGAANIKSHHNVGGLPDDVKFKLVEPFRTLFKDEVREIARLLGLPDHIRMRHPFPGPGLAIRVLGEVTEEKLDILKRVDDIFISGLREFGLYDGCSQALAVLTPIQSVGVMGDERTYSYTAALRAVTTDDFMTAEWARLPYEFLATMSNRIVNQVHEINRVVYDITGKPPATIEWE, translated from the coding sequence GTGAGCATCGTCATTCTGGATTTCGGCAGCCAGTTCACCCGCCTGATCACCCGGCGTTTCCGGGAACTCGGCGCGTACTCGGTGATTTTGCCCGGCACCGCGAGCCTGGAGCGCATCCGGCAGGAAAACCCCCAGGGCATCGTCCTCTCGGGCGGCCCCAGCAGCGTCTATGACGAGGGCGCCCCGCGCCCCGCGCCCGGCGTGCTCGACCTGAACGTACCGATTCTGGGCGTGTGCTACGGCATGCAGTACCTCGCGCACGAGGCGGGCGGCGACGTGAAGCGGGCAGGCAAGCGCGAGTACGGCAAGGCCGACCTGACCGAGTACGGCGGGCGGCTGTTCGAGGGCATTCAGGGCGAGTTCGTGGCCTGGATGAGCCACTCCGACTCGGTCACGCAGCTGCCCCAGGGCTATCAGGTGGTCGCCCGCACGGAAGACACCCCCGTGACCGCCATCGAAAACAACGAAACGCGGCGTTACGGCGTGCAGTTTCACCCCGAAGTGGTGCACACCCCCAAGGGCGGGCAACTGCTTGCCAACTTCCTCGACATCTGCGGCGTGAACCGCGACTGGAACGCCGAGCACATCGTGGACGAACTGATTGGGGGCGTGCGGGCGCAGGTCGGCGACTCGGGCCGGGTGCTGCTGGGCATCTCGGGCGGGGTGGATTCCTCGACCCTGGCGCTGCTGCTGGCCCGCGCCGTCGGTGACCGCCTGACCGCCGTGTTTATCGACCACGGCCTGCTGCGTCTGGGCGAGCGCGAACAGGTCGAAGCGGCGCTGCGGCCCCTGGGTGTGAATCTGGTCACGGTGGACGCCAGGGACGAGTTTCTGGGGCAGCTTGCGGGCGTCAGTGACCCCGAGCAGAAGCGCAAAATCATCGGGCGCGAGTTCATCCGGGCCTTCGAGCGCGAAACGGCCAAGCTGGGCGAGTTCGAGTTTCTGGCCCAGGGCACGCTGTACCCCGACGTCATCGAGTCGGCCGGGGGTGAGGGGGCCGCGAACATCAAGAGCCACCACAACGTGGGCGGCCTGCCCGACGACGTGAAGTTCAAGCTGGTCGAACCCTTCCGCACGCTGTTCAAGGACGAGGTGCGCGAGATTGCCCGCCTGCTGGGGCTGCCCGACCACATCCGGATGCGCCACCCCTTCCCCGGTCCCGGCCTCGCCATTCGCGTGCTGGGCGAAGTGACCGAGGAAAAACTCGACATCCTCAAGCGGGTGGACGACATCTTCATCTCGGGGCTGCGCGAGTTCGGGCTGTACGACGGCTGCTCACAGGCGCTGGCGGTGCTCACCCCCATTCAGTCGGTCGGCGTGATGGGCGACGAGCGCACCTACTCCTACACGGCGGCGCTGCGGGCGGTGACCACCGACGACTTCATGACCGCCGAGTGGGCACGCCTGCCCTACGAATTCCTGGCGACCATGAGCAACCGAATCGTCAATCAGGTGCACGAAATCAACCGCGTGGTGTACGACATCACCGGCAAGCCGCCCGCCACCATCGAGTGGGAATGA
- a CDS encoding RNA-guided endonuclease InsQ/TnpB family protein has product MRVTISAKLKLRHSPEQKAKLDAVSLAYRDALNFASEEAFKLDKTSSAPKLHAVTYKPLREKFGLGAQLACTVERQVAASYKTQWTKLKQNIKSREKGFTKKRYKGLDSAPKFVSRTLEYQYQRDYSWKKDGRVSIGTLDGRLVLEFDGHQKHLDYIQQGCETGAAKLYYQKSRKQYFLIVALNIELPDPQPTDHKNVVGVDVGQRYHFVATDKDGKSLFEKGAATGQRKDQFARTRKSLQRKGTRSATRRLVAVSGRERRFVADRNHVLSKMLLTRFPGSIFGLEDLTNIRDRTEGRSNPKASKKARKAKRRRSQWSFAELQTMLAYKAPLHGSLAVRVDANYTSQACHKCGHVSKDNRPGAGLEFVCEVCGHRGHADRVASVNIGLRTMLVRQDWMSTGVLSVRPDVSDVEVKAARLSRYAELRWNPDTSLAL; this is encoded by the coding sequence ATGAGGGTTACGATCAGCGCCAAGCTGAAGTTGCGTCACTCGCCGGAACAAAAGGCGAAGCTGGACGCGGTTTCTTTGGCCTACCGTGACGCTCTGAACTTCGCCTCCGAAGAAGCGTTTAAGCTGGACAAAACGTCCTCGGCCCCGAAGCTCCACGCCGTGACCTACAAGCCACTGCGGGAGAAGTTCGGACTGGGGGCACAGCTTGCGTGTACCGTCGAGAGGCAGGTCGCTGCCAGCTACAAGACGCAGTGGACGAAGTTGAAGCAGAACATCAAGTCCCGCGAAAAAGGCTTCACCAAGAAGCGTTACAAGGGCTTGGATTCTGCGCCCAAGTTCGTCAGTCGCACGCTGGAATACCAATACCAGCGCGACTACTCGTGGAAGAAAGATGGACGGGTCAGCATCGGAACGCTTGACGGACGGTTGGTTTTGGAGTTCGACGGCCATCAGAAGCACCTTGATTACATTCAGCAAGGCTGCGAGACGGGAGCCGCCAAGCTCTACTACCAGAAGTCGAGGAAGCAATACTTCCTGATCGTCGCCCTGAACATCGAGCTTCCCGACCCGCAGCCGACTGACCACAAAAACGTGGTCGGTGTGGATGTAGGCCAGCGGTATCACTTCGTCGCCACCGACAAGGATGGCAAATCGCTCTTCGAGAAGGGGGCGGCAACCGGGCAGCGAAAAGACCAGTTCGCTCGTACAAGGAAATCCCTCCAGCGCAAAGGCACCCGTTCCGCGACTCGTAGGTTGGTCGCCGTGAGCGGACGGGAAAGACGGTTTGTCGCTGATCGCAACCACGTTCTGAGCAAGATGCTCCTCACCCGTTTTCCAGGCTCGATCTTTGGCCTGGAAGACCTGACCAACATCCGCGACCGCACCGAGGGGCGCAGCAATCCGAAGGCCAGTAAGAAGGCGCGGAAAGCGAAGCGCCGCCGCAGTCAGTGGTCGTTCGCGGAACTCCAAACGATGCTGGCGTACAAGGCACCGCTGCACGGCTCTCTCGCCGTGCGGGTAGATGCCAACTACACCAGCCAAGCCTGCCACAAGTGCGGCCACGTCTCGAAAGACAACCGCCCTGGTGCTGGCCTGGAGTTTGTTTGTGAGGTCTGTGGTCATAGGGGTCACGCGGATAGGGTGGCGAGTGTGAATATCGGTTTGAGAACGATGCTTGTCCGGCAGGACTGGATGAGTACGGGTGTTTTGTCAGTACGCCCTGATGTGTCGGATGTTGAAGTCAAAGCCGCTCGCCTTTCGAGGTACGCGGAATTGCGATGGAATCCAGATACAAGCCTCGCTCTTTAG